Proteins co-encoded in one Microbacterium hydrocarbonoxydans genomic window:
- a CDS encoding serine hydrolase, whose product MTRAEAIRDRIAEEAESSGFGIHGLHVLAGSDVAEHRWTADVREEIHSVAKGMCVFAAGLAAAEGLISLDAPIAEYEPHPSFGEGVDRITLRRLLSMSSGIDLAWSETMMTDWPDLAREFLSRPSRGRVFQYSNASTYTAMAILATRTGDVVDYLRPRLLAPLGIDDIEWERCPQGRIVAGSGISLRTEEMARLGRLIRDRGEWQGRRLVPAQVIDAMHSDWVVAGQNPGYQRYALAGWDGPGGVWRLHGAYGQLVIFGDDAVVTVTADDHFGADAFTASVAETLRT is encoded by the coding sequence GTGACCAGAGCCGAGGCGATCCGCGACCGAATCGCAGAAGAGGCGGAATCGTCGGGATTCGGCATCCACGGGCTTCACGTGCTCGCCGGCTCCGATGTCGCAGAGCACCGCTGGACGGCCGATGTGCGCGAGGAGATCCACTCGGTCGCCAAGGGCATGTGCGTCTTCGCAGCGGGACTCGCTGCCGCTGAAGGGCTCATCTCTCTCGATGCGCCGATCGCCGAGTACGAGCCGCATCCGAGCTTCGGCGAGGGCGTCGATCGCATCACGCTGCGGCGACTGCTCTCGATGTCGAGCGGCATCGACCTCGCCTGGTCGGAGACGATGATGACCGACTGGCCCGACCTGGCACGGGAGTTCCTGTCGCGCCCGTCTCGCGGCCGGGTCTTCCAGTACTCCAACGCCAGCACATACACGGCCATGGCGATCCTGGCCACGCGAACCGGTGACGTCGTCGACTACCTGCGCCCCCGACTGCTCGCGCCTCTCGGCATCGACGACATCGAGTGGGAGCGCTGTCCCCAGGGACGCATCGTCGCCGGAAGCGGCATCTCACTGCGCACCGAGGAGATGGCGCGCCTCGGCCGGCTGATCCGTGACCGGGGAGAATGGCAGGGACGCCGACTCGTGCCGGCCCAGGTCATCGACGCGATGCACTCCGATTGGGTCGTCGCCGGCCAGAACCCCGGCTACCAGCGCTATGCGCTCGCGGGATGGGACGGTCCCGGTGGGGTGTGGCGCCTGCACGGCGCATACGGACAGCTCGTGATCTTCGGTGACGATGCGGTGGTCACGGTCACGGCGGACGACCATTTCGGCGCTGATGCCTTCACGGCGTCCGTCGCGGAGACCCTCCGCACCTGA
- a CDS encoding acyltransferase family protein — protein sequence MHSDGAAPTTPATGPVQKPRTRVPFWDNARYACIVLVVLGHAIQRLTYDSDIALAAYLALYAFHMPAFAIISGYFSKSGSPTRVQMARVITDILLPYVIFEFLWTLTKWLVEGQADPNFTKPSWTLWFLLALGIFRLVLPYLALLRWPLLWTVIISIGVGYLPNVDSTFSLSRTLGLLPFFALGWWLRERDIVNRLRLLEVRPWWVRTASVVVLGAAGFVAWRWIDVWEKIDLRHWLFYEDAYADLGGEQWWAGGVRVALMLLAVVLSAAFFALIPRGTYWWTRFGQYTMYVFLLHSFVLYPFRETGVLRDLDPTWLWLPLVTLLSVVLALALATTPVRRLFRPLVEPRPSWLFRDPELARREGHRSDPTGSRRPRQGAAASLEK from the coding sequence ATGCACAGCGACGGAGCCGCCCCGACGACCCCCGCCACCGGACCGGTCCAGAAGCCCCGCACACGTGTTCCGTTCTGGGACAACGCGCGATATGCCTGCATCGTGCTCGTGGTCCTCGGGCACGCGATCCAACGCCTCACCTACGACTCCGACATCGCGCTCGCGGCGTATCTGGCCCTGTACGCGTTCCACATGCCTGCGTTCGCGATCATCTCGGGGTACTTCTCCAAATCGGGGTCTCCGACACGCGTGCAGATGGCCAGGGTGATCACCGACATCCTCCTGCCGTACGTGATCTTCGAGTTCCTGTGGACACTCACCAAATGGCTGGTCGAGGGCCAGGCCGACCCCAACTTCACCAAACCGTCGTGGACCCTCTGGTTCCTGTTGGCGCTCGGCATCTTCCGCCTCGTGCTCCCCTACCTCGCGCTGCTGCGGTGGCCGTTGCTGTGGACCGTCATCATCTCGATCGGCGTGGGCTACCTGCCCAACGTCGACAGCACCTTCTCGCTCTCTCGCACGCTGGGCCTGCTGCCCTTCTTCGCCCTCGGGTGGTGGCTGCGCGAGCGCGACATCGTCAATCGCCTGCGTCTTCTCGAGGTCCGTCCGTGGTGGGTCCGTACCGCCAGCGTCGTGGTGCTCGGCGCAGCCGGATTCGTCGCCTGGCGCTGGATCGACGTGTGGGAGAAGATCGACCTGCGCCACTGGCTGTTCTACGAGGACGCGTACGCAGACCTCGGCGGCGAGCAGTGGTGGGCCGGCGGCGTGCGTGTGGCGCTCATGCTGCTGGCGGTCGTCCTGAGCGCCGCGTTCTTCGCTCTGATTCCCCGAGGCACCTATTGGTGGACGAGGTTCGGCCAATACACGATGTACGTGTTCCTGCTGCACTCGTTCGTGCTCTACCCGTTCCGCGAGACCGGCGTTCTTCGCGACCTCGACCCCACATGGCTCTGGCTGCCGCTCGTGACCCTGCTTTCTGTGGTGCTGGCGCTCGCGCTCGCGACCACGCCCGTGCGCCGACTCTTCCGACCGCTGGTCGAGCCGCGCCCGTCGTGGCTCTTCCGCGACCCCGAGCTGGCACGACGCGAGGGCCACCGCAGCGATCCGACCGGCTCTCGTCGGCCTCGCCAGGGGGCAGCGGCTAGCCTGGAGAAGTGA
- a CDS encoding LLM class flavin-dependent oxidoreductase, with amino-acid sequence MSEQSGVPVQFGIMSVSDITRDPTTGVTPSEQERIKATLAIATHSEEVGLDVFAIGEHHNPPFWSSSPTTFLAALAAQTERLIVSTSTTLITTNDPVRIAEEYAMLQHVSDGRMDLMLGRGNTGPVYPWFGQDIRQGLPLAIENYALLHKLWREDVVNWEGKFRTPLQGFTSTPRPLDGVAPFVWHGSIRTPEIAEQAAYYGEGFFANNIFWPKEHYQRLIELYRQRYAHYGHGTPEQAIVGLGGQVFMAAKSQDAVNQFRPYFDNAPVYGHGPSMEDFTEMTPLTVGSPQQVIDRYAAMREHYGDYQRQLFLIDHAGLPLKTVLEQLDILGSEVVPVLRKELAKDRPASVPDAPTHAARVKAEFGDGPTRQARPGANRGDNLTGDSPYQDSPAPAGAAFGLSRTEA; translated from the coding sequence ATGAGCGAGCAGTCAGGCGTCCCGGTGCAGTTCGGCATCATGTCGGTGAGCGACATCACGCGCGATCCCACCACCGGTGTGACACCGAGCGAGCAGGAGCGGATCAAGGCGACCCTCGCGATCGCCACGCACAGCGAGGAGGTCGGTCTCGACGTCTTCGCGATCGGTGAGCACCACAACCCGCCGTTCTGGTCCTCGAGCCCCACGACCTTCCTCGCCGCCCTCGCGGCTCAGACCGAGCGTCTGATCGTCTCGACCTCGACCACCCTCATCACCACCAACGACCCGGTGCGCATCGCCGAGGAATACGCGATGCTGCAGCACGTCTCGGACGGGCGCATGGACCTCATGCTCGGGCGCGGCAACACCGGCCCGGTGTACCCCTGGTTCGGTCAGGACATCCGACAGGGTCTTCCCCTCGCGATCGAGAACTACGCCCTGCTGCACAAGCTGTGGCGCGAGGACGTCGTGAACTGGGAGGGCAAGTTCCGCACACCGCTGCAGGGCTTCACCTCGACACCGCGCCCGCTCGACGGAGTCGCGCCGTTCGTATGGCACGGATCCATCCGCACGCCGGAGATCGCCGAGCAGGCCGCCTACTACGGTGAAGGGTTCTTCGCGAACAACATCTTCTGGCCCAAGGAGCACTACCAGCGTCTGATCGAGCTGTACCGCCAGCGCTACGCGCACTACGGGCACGGCACGCCGGAGCAGGCGATCGTGGGCCTCGGCGGCCAGGTGTTCATGGCGGCGAAGTCGCAGGACGCCGTGAACCAGTTCCGCCCGTACTTCGACAACGCTCCGGTGTACGGTCATGGACCGAGCATGGAGGACTTCACCGAGATGACCCCGCTGACCGTGGGATCGCCTCAGCAGGTCATCGACCGCTATGCGGCGATGCGCGAGCACTACGGCGACTACCAGCGTCAGCTGTTCCTGATCGACCACGCCGGCCTCCCGCTGAAGACCGTGCTCGAGCAGCTCGACATCCTCGGTTCCGAGGTCGTGCCGGTGCTGCGCAAGGAGCTGGCGAAGGACCGCCCTGCCTCCGTGCCGGATGCCCCGACGCACGCTGCACGCGTGAAGGCCGAGTTCGGCGACGGCCCGACCCGTCAGGCGCGTCCCGGTGCCAACCGCGGTGACAACCTGACGGGCGACTCGCCCTATCAGGACTCTCCCGCTCCGGCGGGAGCAGCGTTCGGGCTCAGCCGGACGGAGGCGTGA
- a CDS encoding FMN reductase, with protein MTTRRIAVVSAGLSNPSSTRMLADRLAAETVKALAGHDIDASVDVIELRDYAHDITNNLLTGFAPPALETAINTVVSADALIAVTPIFSTSYNGLFKSFIDVLDPDSLTGKPVLIGANAGTARHSLAIDYAIRPLFAYLHADAVSTGVFAASSDWGGGGDEVAPLAKRVEKGARELAEAIATREVAAAADPYDPATYLGEGRSFGHMLGGLAGE; from the coding sequence ATGACCACTCGTCGAATCGCGGTCGTGTCGGCCGGGCTCTCGAACCCGTCGTCGACGCGGATGCTCGCGGATCGCCTGGCGGCTGAGACCGTGAAGGCGCTTGCGGGTCATGACATCGATGCGAGCGTCGACGTGATCGAGCTGCGCGACTACGCGCACGACATCACGAACAACCTGCTCACCGGATTCGCGCCGCCCGCGCTCGAGACCGCGATCAACACCGTAGTCTCGGCGGACGCCCTGATCGCCGTCACGCCGATCTTCTCGACGAGCTACAACGGGCTCTTCAAGTCGTTCATCGACGTGCTCGATCCGGATTCGCTCACGGGGAAGCCCGTGCTGATCGGAGCGAACGCCGGCACAGCTCGCCACTCGCTCGCCATCGACTACGCCATCCGGCCGCTGTTCGCCTACCTGCACGCCGACGCCGTCTCGACGGGTGTGTTCGCCGCCTCCAGCGACTGGGGCGGGGGCGGCGACGAGGTCGCGCCCCTCGCCAAGCGCGTCGAGAAGGGGGCGCGGGAGCTGGCCGAGGCGATCGCGACACGTGAGGTGGCCGCCGCAGCCGACCCCTACGACCCCGCGACCTATCTCGGGGAGGGCCGCTCGTTCGGCCACATGCTCGGCGGCCTCGCCGGCGAGT